The Nocardia sp. NBC_01503 sequence CCAGCAGCGGCGTGAGCACCACCCCGAGCACATTCGAGGCCGAGGCGCTCACCATGGCCGCGGCCACATTGCCGCGCGCGATGGAGGTGAAGGCGATCGAGCTCTGCACCGTGGACGGCACCAGGCACAGGAACAGGATCCCGGTGCGCAGATCGGCGGGGAGCAGATCGTGCCCGAGCAGCCGGATACCGAGCCCGAGCAGCGGGAAGATCACGAAGGTCACCGACAGCACGGTCAGGTGCAGTCGCCAATGTTTGAGCCCCGCCCACGCTTGCGCGGGTGAGAGCCGGGTGCCGTAGAGCCCGCGCTCGAACCGTGGCGATTAATTCCGGCGACACGCCCCGTCTATACGGGTAACACCACCTACGCTAGGAGCACTGGAATGCGGAAAATCACTGCGGGCCTTTTCATTTCACTCGACGGCGTCATCGGCGATCCCCAGGACTGGCACTTCCCCTACTTCAACGACGAGATGGGTGAGGCCGTCGGCTCCCAGCTCATGACCGCCGATACCCTGCTACTCGGCCGCGTCACCTACGAGGGCTTCGCCGCCGCCTGGCCGGAGCGCGAGAACGCCGGCGGCGAGGATGCCGCAATGGCCAAGACACTGGGCGACGCCCGCAAGATCGTCGTCTCACACCAGGATCTCGACCTGCCCTGGCGCAACTCCGAGCTGCTGCGGGGCGACCTGATCGAAGCGGTCAAGGCTCTCAAGGCCGAGCCCGGCGCGACCGATATCGGTATGAGCGGCTCCCCCTCCATCGTCCGCCAACTGCTGGCCGCGGGCCTGCTCGACGAACTCCACCTGCTGGTGCACCCCATCGCCCTGCGCCAGGGCCTGCGCCTGTGGGACGAGAGCACCCCCATCCCCCTGAAGCTGCTGTCGTCCAAGACCTTCACCACCGGCGTGCTGCACCTGGTGTACACCTCCGATGACCACGCCCCCGAGGGCGGTTACGAGCAGGCGCTGAAGAATCAGCCCACGGCCCCGTAGTCGAGACCGACTGGGCGGCAATGTCTCCGAACCAGGCTAAGATCATCTTCCCGCGCGCCACGCGGGACATGGATATCGCATTACAGCTGGTGGGGGATAGATCGTGCACGACCGGTCGGACAATTCTGTCGACGAATCCGTTGATACTCCCCCGGCGATCATGCCGGGGTATGCGCAGGGCCGGGATCGGGGAGTCACCCCGCCGACGGATGCCCAGTGGGCAGCGGCCCAGACCGGGTGGAGCGCCGTCCCACCGGGACCCCGGCCCCCGGATGGACCGCCGCCCATTTCACCCGGAAGACATTGGGCCAAAAGACCTTTGGTGTGGATTGCGGTCGCGGTGACGCTGATCGTGGCCATTGCGGGCTCGGTGGCCGGATATATCCTGACGCGACCGGATCCGGTGCAGCGCTTCGCCTTCAATGCCTGCGTATCGATCAAGACCGAGGTTCCGGTCGAGTTCGACTGCGCGCATCCCGAGGCGCTGTACCGCATCGCGGGCCGCGAGGAGATCAAGTACCCGGTCGAGTCGGCCTGCACCAAATACTCCGACGTGACCAAGGCCAAGCCCGAACCGGTATCTCCGGGCGAGACCTGGGATACGGTGCTGTGCCTCGCGCCGACCCGGCTGAATATGAGCGATCCGGGCGCGGTTCAGGTCGGCGATTGCGTCGATGTGAAGGGTGCGGGTGAAACCATAATCCGAATCGCCTGCGGCACACCGGCTTACGGATCCAAGGTACTGGCCGTCGAAATGCACATGGCGGTCCCGGTCACCGATAAAGCCTGTAAGAACGAGGCCGCGACCCGACAGGCGTACGCGCAGACCTCGCTCGGCGGCAGAGCCATTGTGCTGTGCGTGACCGCCACCGATCCCAGCTATCTCGGCACCGCCGTGGTCGGTGACTGCGTCGACCGCAATGTCATGAAGATCGTGGCCTGTACCTCCCCCGAGGCCAACAAGCGGGTACTCACCGTCACCACCGCGTACCAGCAGCTGGCCCGCCCGCAGTGCCCGGATCTCATCGCCGCCACCTCCTTCTCCCAAACCACCAATGACAAAACCGATCTGGTGCTCGCCATGTGCCTCGGCCCCGCCGATCAAAGCGATTCCGCGTACGCGAAGATCGGCGACTGCATCGGCGTCGACGGCACCGGCAACTCGGCCCACACCCGACACCTGGACTGCGCCGACCCGGCCGCCAAATACCGCGTGACCGACGTACACCAGCCCAATGACGGCAAATGCCCACCCGGCAATCCCTACATCACCATCGATCCCGGCATCTCCAATGGCGGAACCATCTGCGTCGCGAGAAGATGATCGAAATGACCGAGCGGGCCGAGAATGTGGCCGATACGCCTGTACCCCCTGAAACGGCGTTGGGCGCGAAGACCTTTGGTGTGGTTGTCCTTCGCGCTGGGGATCGTGGTCGCGGTGACGGCGGTCGTGGTCGCCTTCCAGGTGATCGATCGGGAGCCGGAGCGCTTCGCCGTCGACGCCTGCGTCTCGATCCAGTCCCAGGTACCCGTCGCATACGACTGCGCGGACAGCAGTGCGCTGTACCGCATCGTGGGTCGGGAGGCGATGCGGAATCCGATCGACTCGGCCTGCCTGAAGTACGCCGATGCCACCCGGGCGATCGCCTCGACCGGCGACTCCGAGACAGCGCTGTGTCTGGCTCCCACCAGGCTCAATATGTCCGATCCGGCGATGCCATCCACATCGAGCCCGATGTCGCGCCCGCGCTGACCATCTGCCTCAGCCGGAGGTGACCTGGGATACGTTGCGGCCCGCGCCGATTCGCAGTCCGAGGGTGCCCAGGCCGGTCGGCCGGAGGAAGGGCAGGGTCGGGCGGGATTCGGTGGCGGGCGGTTGCGGGCGGAAGCGGTGGAGCAGTTGGGGCTCCCGGTAGCGGCGACAGTTGATGTGCCAGTTCAGGATTGCGGCCATCCAGTCCTGGAGTTCGACGGCGCGCTGGTTCAGGACGCGGCGAACGGATTCGTCGAGGTCGTACTCCTCGTAGAGAGTGGGGAGTTCGACCGAGACCACATGCTCGAACTGCTGCATGCGGGCCGTCATGAGGTCGTTGACCAGGGTGACGGCGCGATCGCGATCGCAGTCGAGGAAATTGCGGATGACACTGACGCCATTGTGGAAGTCGCCTTCGAACTCGGTCTCCTTCTGATAGGAGAACAGGTCGTTGAGCAGGATGGCGTAGTCGGCGGCGGTGTTCTCCAGATTCGCGAGGGTCTGGGTCCGATAGATCTGCGGCGGAACGAGATTGCCGTGTGAGAGGCGCGACAGCGCCTTGGTGAGATCGGAGCCGAAGGTGTCGCGGCGCATCTCCACATAGTCGATGGGATCGGGGATGCGGTGCAGGGTGTGATTGAGCACTTCCCACTCACACGCGGTGAGGAAACTCTGTACGGCCCTGCGGAATTCGTGTCGCTGCTCGGAGTCCATCGGGGCGGTGGTGCGGGTCCACAGATCGAGCAGACCGAGTTCGAGCGGATTGGCCGGGGTCGCGGTGGCGAGCCCGTCGATCGGCATGAACTCCTGTAACCGGCGGCCCTGTACCTTGGCGGCGATCAGATTCCGGGTGGGGAAGTAGACGGCCGGGTAGTAGTCGTCCACATAGGTGCCCCAGGTGAGCCAGGAGGTCGCCAGATCCAGTTCGGCGGCGGTGGCGTCGGGATCCAATCCCGCGGAGCAGAGCGCGAAGTCGAAGTCGCGCAGATCCTGTTCGGTCCAGATATTCGCCGGGAGACC is a genomic window containing:
- a CDS encoding LppU/SCO3897 family protein; this encodes MWIAVAVTLIVAIAGSVAGYILTRPDPVQRFAFNACVSIKTEVPVEFDCAHPEALYRIAGREEIKYPVESACTKYSDVTKAKPEPVSPGETWDTVLCLAPTRLNMSDPGAVQVGDCVDVKGAGETIIRIACGTPAYGSKVLAVEMHMAVPVTDKACKNEAATRQAYAQTSLGGRAIVLCVTATDPSYLGTAVVGDCVDRNVMKIVACTSPEANKRVLTVTTAYQQLARPQCPDLIAATSFSQTTNDKTDLVLAMCLGPADQSDSAYAKIGDCIGVDGTGNSAHTRHLDCADPAAKYRVTDVHQPNDGKCPPGNPYITIDPGISNGGTICVARR
- a CDS encoding dihydrofolate reductase family protein codes for the protein MRKITAGLFISLDGVIGDPQDWHFPYFNDEMGEAVGSQLMTADTLLLGRVTYEGFAAAWPERENAGGEDAAMAKTLGDARKIVVSHQDLDLPWRNSELLRGDLIEAVKALKAEPGATDIGMSGSPSIVRQLLAAGLLDELHLLVHPIALRQGLRLWDESTPIPLKLLSSKTFTTGVLHLVYTSDDHAPEGGYEQALKNQPTAP